The proteins below are encoded in one region of Acidobacteriota bacterium:
- a CDS encoding ATP-binding protein encodes MEFINREKELAFLEEKWKEQKAQLIILWGKRRVGKTELVRQFVKNKPHVYFLSESTNETEQLRRFSIAIGQFFNEPLLLTRGFAEWEECFRYIKEKSLRFVLVVDEFPYLIQSNPAIPSLFQKAWDEYWSKSSIYLILLGSSIAMMETEVLGYRSPLYGRRTGQWKIDPMTFENVSRFRRGKTFEDRLFHFAIAGGIPAYWLQFSNKKDSIGNLKDHVLKKGQMLYDEVEFILREELREPRYYFALLQAIAQGKRKLSEIVNATGIPQPVANKYLGVLSDLKIVEREIPVTEERPLKSKKGLYRITEEFFQFWFKFIFPRRAELEMGKIDNVLKSIREGVPQHLSLVYEKVAIETIQRYSESFHFTSIGKWWNKYTEIDIIGINKDLNLILFGEVKWSKKPVGLDIYENLKNKAKKVKWGDKNRKELFCLFSKKGFSDTMIKRAKGEGVMLFIGDQLYSKILA; translated from the coding sequence GTGGAATTTATCAACAGGGAGAAGGAATTAGCATTTCTCGAAGAAAAGTGGAAAGAGCAGAAGGCCCAGCTTATAATCCTATGGGGAAAACGCAGGGTCGGCAAGACTGAACTTGTAAGACAGTTTGTAAAGAATAAGCCCCATGTGTATTTCCTCTCAGAAAGCACCAATGAGACTGAACAGTTAAGAAGATTCTCTATTGCTATCGGGCAATTCTTTAATGAACCTCTCCTTTTGACAAGGGGATTTGCTGAATGGGAAGAATGCTTTAGATACATCAAAGAAAAAAGCCTGAGATTTGTGCTGGTAGTAGACGAATTCCCCTATTTAATACAGTCCAATCCTGCAATTCCGAGTCTGTTTCAGAAGGCGTGGGATGAATACTGGTCTAAAAGTAGTATATACCTTATCCTTCTTGGTTCAAGTATCGCAATGATGGAGACAGAGGTCCTCGGCTACAGGTCGCCCCTTTATGGCAGGAGAACAGGACAGTGGAAGATTGACCCCATGACTTTCGAAAATGTCAGCAGATTTAGGAGGGGGAAGACCTTTGAAGATAGACTTTTCCATTTTGCCATAGCGGGTGGGATTCCTGCTTACTGGCTTCAATTTTCAAATAAGAAGGATTCCATCGGAAATCTCAAAGACCATGTCTTGAAAAAGGGGCAGATGCTCTATGATGAAGTTGAGTTTATCCTGAGAGAGGAACTGAGGGAACCAAGATATTATTTTGCCCTTCTTCAGGCTATTGCCCAAGGAAAAAGAAAGCTTTCAGAAATAGTGAATGCCACAGGAATCCCCCAACCAGTGGCAAACAAATATCTTGGGGTTCTCTCTGACCTCAAGATTGTAGAAAGGGAAATTCCTGTTACTGAAGAAAGACCCCTTAAGAGCAAAAAGGGTCTCTATAGAATTACAGAAGAATTCTTTCAATTCTGGTTTAAATTTATCTTTCCAAGGCGTGCTGAATTAGAGATGGGAAAGATAGACAATGTCCTTAAAAGTATCAGGGAAGGAGTGCCTCAGCACCTTTCACTTGTTTACGAAAAAGTCGCCATTGAAACTATACAGAGGTATAGTGAATCTTTCCACTTTACATCTATTGGTAAGTGGTGGAATAAATATACAGAAATTGACATAATTGGCATAAATAAAGATTTAAATTTAATTTTATTTGGAGAGGTTAAATGGAGCAAAAAGCCAGTAGGGCTGGATATTTATGAGAACCTGAAAAATAAGGCTAAAAAGGTCAAATGGGGAGATAAAAACAGAAAAGAGCTTTTTTGTCTTTTTAGTAAGAAAGGATTTTCAGATACAATGATAAAAAGAGCAAAAGGGGAAGGGGTGATGCTTTTTATCGGAGATCAATTATATTCTAAAATCCTAGCGTGA
- a CDS encoding Lrp/AsnC family transcriptional regulator has translation MNNIDDKDKELLNLIQRQIPLQKRPFKKIGDLLEIGENEVIERINNLKKEKIIREIRGIFNAQSLGYSSILVAFEVAEKNLEKAAKIINSHPGVSHNYLRNHRFNLWFTLALPSELNLEKTVEKIYLLSKAKNYLILPAIKVFKIGVNLDASGTESITVQNERRNEFKPRDYIPKLSSLEISCIKELQNDLPLEPEPFKELSERIDISQNNLIKIAKSLIDKKIMRRMSAVLYHRNLGFKFNAMVVWVVDEKYIDKCGKIMASFNAVSHCYQRPTYPNWPYSLFTMIHCRKEEDCYEIVKRISEKTGIKDYEILSSLKEFKKKRVVYFSNEFYEWDKKLMEGSIF, from the coding sequence ATGAATAATATCGACGATAAAGATAAAGAATTATTAAATTTAATTCAGAGACAGATTCCATTGCAAAAAAGACCTTTCAAAAAGATCGGAGATTTATTGGAAATCGGAGAAAATGAAGTGATTGAAAGAATAAACAATCTTAAAAAAGAAAAAATAATAAGAGAAATCAGGGGGATATTTAACGCCCAGAGTCTTGGATATAGCAGTATCCTGGTAGCTTTTGAAGTTGCAGAAAAAAATTTAGAAAAGGCAGCAAAAATTATAAATTCTCATCCTGGGGTAAGTCATAATTATCTAAGAAATCATAGGTTCAATCTATGGTTTACTTTAGCATTACCCTCTGAGCTAAATTTAGAAAAAACTGTAGAAAAAATTTATCTTCTTTCAAAAGCAAAAAACTATCTTATCCTTCCTGCGATTAAAGTTTTTAAAATTGGGGTAAACCTTGATGCCAGTGGAACTGAATCTATTACAGTGCAAAATGAACGTAGAAATGAATTTAAACCCAGGGATTATATCCCCAAACTTTCATCTCTTGAGATATCCTGTATCAAGGAATTGCAAAATGACCTTCCTTTAGAACCAGAACCCTTTAAAGAGTTATCAGAAAGAATTGATATATCCCAAAATAATTTAATAAAAATCGCAAAATCTCTGATTGATAAAAAAATCATGAGAAGAATGTCAGCTGTGCTATATCACAGAAATTTAGGGTTTAAATTTAACGCCATGGTTGTCTGGGTTGTTGATGAAAAATACATCGATAAATGTGGAAAAATAATGGCTTCATTCAATGCAGTGAGCCACTGTTATCAGAGACCCACCTACCCGAACTGGCCCTATTCTCTATTTACAATGATACACTGCAGAAAGGAAGAAGATTGTTATGAAATTGTTAAGAGAATCTCTGAAAAAACAGGAATAAAAGATTACGAAATTCTATCCAGTTTAAAGGAATTTAAAAAGAAAAGAGTCGTCTATTTTAGCAATGAATTCTACGAATGGGATAAAAAATTAATGGAAGGTTCCATTTTTTAA
- the hemL gene encoding glutamate-1-semialdehyde 2,1-aminomutase gives MKTNKKLYEKAKKLMPGGVNSPVRAFKNVRKTPVFIEKGLGSRIWDSEGKEYIDYILSWGPLILGHSHPQIVKAIKESVEKGISFGAPNVHEIKLAELIIEAIPSIKKIRMVNSGTEATMSAIRVARAYTNRDKIIKFEGCYHGHSDSFLIKAGSGALTFGTPSSPGITRSSAKDTLNAKFNDINSVKKLVDENKGKIAAIIIEPVAGNMGCVIPEDNFLNQLREITENEKILLIFDEVMTGFRVNFGGAQKIFNVNPDLTTLGKIIGGGFPVGAYGGKNEIMSLISPEGPVYQAGTLSGNPVAMRAGYETLNLIKNTPDFYEKLEIKSRILEEGIKENIKKLKAPLNYIRFNSMSCLYFTKEKINDFESAQKSDTEKFSIYFRYMLKKGIYIASSQFEAIFLSSAHTEKDLELTIKANYESLKSIFS, from the coding sequence ATGAAAACTAATAAGAAACTATATGAAAAAGCGAAGAAACTGATGCCGGGAGGAGTAAATTCTCCTGTTAGAGCATTTAAAAATGTTAGGAAAACTCCAGTATTTATCGAGAAAGGATTGGGCTCAAGAATATGGGATTCAGAGGGGAAGGAATACATTGATTATATTCTTTCATGGGGACCTCTGATTCTCGGTCACTCACACCCACAGATAGTAAAAGCTATAAAAGAATCTGTAGAAAAAGGAATAAGCTTCGGAGCTCCAAATGTACATGAGATAAAACTTGCTGAATTGATAATTGAAGCAATTCCTTCAATTAAAAAAATAAGAATGGTAAATTCAGGAACTGAGGCGACCATGAGTGCCATAAGAGTGGCAAGGGCTTATACCAATAGAGATAAAATTATAAAGTTTGAAGGATGTTACCATGGCCATAGCGATAGCTTTCTGATTAAAGCTGGTTCAGGAGCCTTAACTTTTGGCACACCTTCAAGCCCAGGCATTACCAGGAGTTCAGCGAAAGATACATTGAATGCAAAATTTAATGATATAAACTCAGTAAAGAAGCTTGTGGATGAGAACAAGGGAAAAATTGCAGCAATTATCATTGAGCCAGTTGCAGGAAACATGGGATGCGTCATTCCTGAGGATAATTTTCTGAATCAGCTGAGAGAAATAACAGAAAATGAAAAAATATTGCTCATCTTTGATGAGGTTATGACTGGTTTTAGAGTAAATTTTGGAGGAGCCCAGAAAATTTTTAATGTAAACCCTGATCTGACAACACTTGGGAAGATAATAGGAGGGGGATTTCCTGTTGGAGCTTATGGAGGGAAAAATGAAATAATGAGTTTAATATCCCCTGAAGGACCTGTTTATCAGGCAGGCACTTTATCCGGCAATCCAGTCGCAATGAGAGCAGGTTATGAGACTCTTAATTTAATAAAAAATACTCCAGATTTTTACGAAAAACTTGAGATTAAATCAAGAATTCTTGAGGAAGGAATAAAAGAAAACATAAAAAAATTAAAGGCTCCTTTAAATTATATAAGATTTAATTCGATGAGCTGCCTTTACTTTACAAAAGAAAAGATAAATGATTTTGAATCAGCCCAGAAATCTGACACAGAAAAGTTTTCTATCTATTTCAGATACATGCTAAAAAAAGGAATTTACATAGCTTCATCACAATTTGAAGCAATATTTTTATCCTCAGCCCATACTGAAAAAGATTTAGAACTCACGATAAAAGCGAACTACGAGTCATTGAAATCTATATTCTCCTGA
- a CDS encoding radical SAM protein: MEQKFIPKLIAFEVTRTCNLKCKHCRAGASADFFQDELTTEECFKILENISSFAKPIIILTGGEPMMRNDIFEIASYGTQSGLKMVMAPCGILVSESSIEKMKQSGIKRISLSIDGADEETHDGLRQVKGAFRDVIKAAEIARKEGIEFQINTTVSKLNYQELPQILNLAVKLGAISFHPFLLVPTGRGKNMAHLELSPQEYERILNWVYEKREENPINFKPTCAPHYYRILRERERAKGRPVNVQTHGLDAMTKGCMGGQSFAFISHTGKVQICGFLDVEAGDLRKENLDFKKIWDESSLFQEIRYIDGYNGRCGYCEYRKICSGCRARAYAISGNYLDEEPFCIYQPKIKKII, translated from the coding sequence ATGGAACAAAAATTTATTCCAAAACTGATAGCTTTTGAGGTCACCAGGACTTGCAATCTAAAATGTAAACACTGCAGAGCTGGAGCCTCGGCAGATTTTTTTCAAGATGAATTAACCACTGAAGAATGCTTTAAAATTCTTGAAAATATTTCATCTTTCGCAAAGCCAATAATAATCTTGACTGGCGGAGAGCCGATGATGAGAAACGACATTTTTGAAATCGCCTCCTATGGCACTCAATCAGGCCTAAAAATGGTAATGGCTCCATGCGGGATTCTCGTTTCAGAAAGCTCAATTGAAAAAATGAAACAATCAGGGATTAAAAGAATAAGTCTTAGTATAGATGGAGCGGATGAAGAGACTCACGATGGCTTAAGACAGGTCAAAGGCGCTTTTAGAGATGTTATTAAAGCTGCAGAAATCGCAAGAAAGGAAGGAATAGAATTTCAAATAAATACAACAGTGAGCAAGTTAAACTATCAGGAACTTCCTCAAATTCTCAATTTAGCTGTAAAACTTGGAGCGATATCTTTCCATCCATTTTTGCTTGTTCCAACTGGAAGGGGAAAAAACATGGCTCACCTGGAATTGTCTCCCCAAGAATATGAAAGGATACTCAATTGGGTATATGAAAAAAGAGAAGAAAATCCGATTAATTTTAAACCGACATGCGCACCTCACTATTATAGAATCCTCAGAGAAAGAGAAAGAGCAAAAGGAAGACCTGTTAACGTTCAGACTCATGGGCTTGATGCCATGACGAAAGGATGTATGGGAGGACAAAGCTTTGCTTTTATTTCCCATACCGGGAAAGTTCAAATTTGCGGTTTCCTCGATGTTGAAGCAGGAGATTTAAGAAAAGAAAATTTGGATTTTAAAAAAATATGGGATGAATCGTCTCTTTTTCAGGAGATAAGATACATTGATGGGTACAATGGAAGATGTGGATACTGTGAATATAGAAAAATATGCAGTGGATGCAGAGCAAGAGCTTATGCTATTTCTGGAAATTACTTAGATGAAGAACCCTTTTGCATTTATCAGCCAAAAATTAAGAAAATAATATGA
- the hemB gene encoding porphobilinogen synthase, with amino-acid sequence MSFPVNRMRRLRKNEVIRNMVKETELSINDLIYPLFVRPDRKIKNEIKSMPGNYQFSVDMLVEECKEVLNLGIPAVILFGIPERKDEKGSEAYDENGIIPQALKSIKKEIPDLILIADVCMCEYTSHGHCGIVENGYVKNDETLKLLAKASVVYANAGADIIAPSDMMDGRVKAIREALDSNGLINIPIMAYSAKFASAFYGPFREAAESAPKFGDRKSYQMDPANQREALREIELDIEEGADIVMIKPALSYLDIISQAKNRFSVPIAAYNVSGEFSMVKAASKLGWIDEEKIVYEILTSIKRAGADLILTYFAKDMARKLKSGKRGVRPDTNAFLGQD; translated from the coding sequence ATGAGCTTTCCTGTGAATCGAATGAGACGTTTGAGAAAAAATGAAGTTATAAGAAATATGGTCAAAGAAACAGAGCTTTCAATTAACGATTTAATCTATCCCCTTTTTGTAAGACCCGACAGAAAAATTAAAAATGAAATAAAATCAATGCCCGGAAACTATCAATTTTCAGTAGATATGCTGGTTGAGGAATGCAAGGAAGTCCTCAATCTTGGAATTCCAGCAGTTATACTTTTTGGAATTCCTGAGAGAAAAGATGAGAAAGGATCTGAAGCCTACGATGAGAATGGAATAATTCCTCAGGCTCTAAAATCAATAAAAAAAGAAATACCAGACTTGATACTGATCGCTGATGTATGCATGTGTGAATATACAAGTCATGGTCATTGCGGGATTGTCGAAAATGGATATGTAAAAAATGATGAGACCTTAAAACTTCTTGCTAAAGCAAGTGTTGTGTATGCAAATGCTGGAGCTGATATAATTGCTCCATCAGACATGATGGACGGAAGAGTTAAGGCTATAAGAGAAGCTCTTGATTCGAATGGATTAATAAATATCCCCATAATGGCATATTCTGCAAAATTTGCCTCTGCTTTTTACGGCCCGTTCAGAGAAGCAGCAGAATCTGCTCCAAAATTTGGAGACAGAAAATCATATCAGATGGACCCTGCTAATCAAAGAGAAGCATTGAGAGAAATAGAGTTAGACATTGAAGAAGGAGCTGACATTGTAATGATAAAACCAGCTCTATCCTATCTTGACATAATCTCTCAGGCAAAAAATAGATTTTCTGTGCCCATTGCTGCATATAACGTAAGCGGAGAATTTTCGATGGTAAAAGCTGCCTCTAAATTAGGATGGATAGATGAAGAAAAAATCGTGTATGAAATATTAACCTCGATAAAAAGAGCAGGGGCAGATTTAATTCTTACTTATTTTGCAAAAGACATGGCAAGAAAGTTGAAAAGTGGAAAAAGGGGTGTCAGGCCTGACACCAATGCTTTCTTGGGTCAAGACTAA
- the ahbC gene encoding 12,18-didecarboxysiroheme deacetylase, whose product MIGISKLYLGTVEPSDLLRYGRKSKNLPSNLLQFSEDKKPVVVWNMTRTCNLKCVHCYSQSTNKIYEDELTTHEAKKLIEDLASYGVPVLLFSGGEPLIRKDFFELAIHAKNLGIRTVVSTNGTLITKDVARSLKKIGLSYVGISLDGIEETNDNFRGVKGAFKRAIGGIRNCQEQGLKVGLRFTINKRNVKDIPEIFNLIVEENIQRICFYHLVYSGRGSELIDEDLSHGETRATVDLIIDKTKEMYERGFPKEVLTVDNHADGVYLYLRMKKEKNPRSNDVLKLLQMNGGNSTGIGIGCISWDGNVHPDQFWRHYSFGNVREKKFSQIWEDLSDPLIAKLKYRKPYLKGKCLRCRWINICNGNFRVRAEAKTGDVWEKDPACYLTDEEIGLK is encoded by the coding sequence ATGATAGGAATATCTAAACTATACCTTGGAACAGTTGAACCGTCTGATTTACTCAGATACGGAAGAAAATCAAAAAACCTTCCCTCAAACCTTCTTCAGTTCTCTGAAGACAAAAAACCAGTTGTTGTCTGGAATATGACCCGAACTTGCAACCTTAAATGTGTTCATTGCTATTCTCAATCAACTAATAAAATTTATGAAGATGAGCTAACTACCCATGAAGCAAAAAAATTAATAGAAGACCTTGCATCCTATGGAGTACCTGTTCTTCTTTTCTCAGGCGGAGAGCCATTGATAAGAAAGGATTTTTTCGAATTGGCAATTCATGCAAAAAATTTAGGAATCAGAACGGTTGTTTCAACCAACGGAACGCTCATCACAAAAGATGTTGCAAGGTCCCTTAAAAAAATAGGATTGTCTTATGTGGGAATAAGTCTTGATGGAATTGAGGAAACAAACGATAACTTCAGAGGTGTTAAAGGGGCTTTTAAAAGAGCAATTGGAGGAATAAGAAATTGCCAGGAACAGGGATTAAAAGTAGGCCTGAGGTTTACAATCAATAAAAGAAATGTAAAAGATATTCCCGAGATCTTTAATCTAATCGTTGAAGAAAATATTCAACGAATATGTTTCTATCACCTTGTTTATTCAGGAAGAGGTTCAGAACTTATCGATGAAGACCTTTCTCATGGAGAAACAAGGGCCACAGTAGATTTAATAATTGATAAAACAAAAGAAATGTATGAAAGAGGCTTCCCTAAAGAAGTGTTAACTGTTGATAATCATGCAGACGGAGTCTATCTTTACCTTAGAATGAAAAAAGAAAAGAATCCGAGATCAAACGATGTTCTGAAGCTTCTTCAAATGAACGGAGGAAATAGCACTGGAATAGGAATTGGATGCATCTCCTGGGACGGCAATGTTCACCCAGACCAATTCTGGAGGCATTATTCCTTTGGAAATGTTAGAGAAAAAAAATTCAGCCAGATATGGGAGGATTTGTCTGATCCCCTTATAGCGAAATTGAAATACAGAAAGCCCTATTTAAAAGGAAAATGCTTAAGATGCAGATGGATCAATATCTGCAATGGAAATTTCAGAGTGAGAGCTGAAGCAAAAACAGGAGATGTATGGGAAAAAGACCCTGCATGCTATCTTACCGATGAAGAAATAGGTCTTAAATAA
- the cobA gene encoding uroporphyrinogen-III C-methyltransferase, with amino-acid sequence MKGKVYLIGAGPGDPELISVKGLRFLKKADVVIYDNLINKKLLKEVKENAELIYVGKSSGEHTLPQESINKLMEEKSKEKEIVVRLKGGDPFVFGRGGEEALYLAEKGIPFEVVPGITAAVAVPAYAGIPVSHRVFNTTIGLITGHEDSSKKGSRLNWEKISSAYETLIFYMGMKNIEKIVQNLLRYGKSPETPVAIIRLGTLPSQKTIMGNLKNIVKLAKKNNFEPPAIIVIGEIVKLREKLNWYESKLLFGKKIIITRSREQTSKLAELLEDLGAETIEIPTIKILPPRNLKPLDNAMKRIKTFNWIVFTSINSFKFFIERFLKIKKDLRELYGIKIAAIGTATKEFIESFNLKVDFYPSEFTSEIFLKEFKKKEKIIGKKILLPRADIARDLIENELKKEGAEVESIVAYRTERELNIPEEVREYINKEKIDFITFTSSSTVKNFFSLKLKIDGAKIASIGPVTSHTLKELGYTPDVEAKIHIIPGLVESILNYYKKENK; translated from the coding sequence ATGAAAGGAAAGGTGTATTTGATAGGAGCAGGGCCTGGAGACCCGGAACTGATATCTGTAAAAGGTCTCAGGTTTTTAAAAAAAGCTGATGTTGTTATTTATGACAACCTTATAAATAAAAAACTTTTAAAAGAAGTAAAAGAAAATGCAGAGCTAATTTACGTGGGAAAAAGCTCAGGAGAACACACCCTTCCTCAGGAATCAATAAATAAATTAATGGAAGAAAAATCAAAAGAAAAGGAGATAGTTGTTAGATTAAAAGGAGGAGATCCATTTGTGTTCGGAAGAGGAGGAGAGGAAGCATTGTATTTAGCTGAAAAAGGGATTCCATTTGAAGTAGTTCCGGGTATAACAGCAGCAGTGGCTGTTCCTGCCTATGCAGGGATTCCCGTAAGCCACAGAGTTTTTAATACAACAATTGGATTGATCACTGGACATGAGGATTCTTCAAAAAAAGGAAGCAGACTAAACTGGGAAAAGATTTCCTCCGCTTACGAAACTCTAATATTTTACATGGGGATGAAGAATATAGAAAAAATTGTTCAAAATCTCTTAAGATATGGAAAATCGCCAGAAACACCTGTGGCTATAATAAGACTTGGAACACTTCCCTCTCAAAAAACAATTATGGGAAATTTAAAAAATATCGTTAAATTAGCAAAGAAAAACAATTTTGAACCTCCTGCGATAATCGTTATTGGAGAAATAGTTAAACTGAGAGAAAAATTAAACTGGTATGAATCAAAACTTCTTTTTGGAAAAAAAATAATCATTACAAGAAGCCGTGAGCAGACAAGTAAATTAGCTGAACTGCTGGAGGATCTGGGAGCTGAAACGATAGAAATTCCTACGATTAAAATTTTGCCACCCCGCAATTTAAAGCCTTTAGATAATGCAATGAAGAGAATAAAAACTTTTAACTGGATTGTTTTTACAAGTATAAATAGTTTTAAATTCTTTATCGAACGATTTCTAAAAATAAAAAAAGACTTAAGGGAACTTTACGGAATAAAGATAGCAGCCATTGGCACTGCTACAAAAGAATTTATTGAAAGTTTCAATCTCAAAGTTGATTTCTACCCTTCTGAATTTACAAGTGAAATATTCCTGAAGGAATTTAAAAAGAAGGAAAAAATTATCGGGAAAAAAATTCTTCTTCCCAGAGCAGATATAGCAAGAGATTTAATCGAAAATGAACTTAAAAAAGAGGGAGCAGAAGTTGAATCAATTGTAGCCTACAGAACAGAGAGAGAATTAAATATACCTGAAGAAGTTAGAGAATACATTAATAAAGAAAAAATAGATTTTATAACATTTACAAGTTCTTCAACTGTAAAAAATTTCTTTAGTCTAAAGCTGAAAATTGATGGAGCTAAAATAGCAAGCATCGGTCCTGTTACCTCCCATACTCTTAAAGAATTAGGCTATACGCCTGATGTTGAAGCAAAAATTCATATAATTCCCGGACTGGTGGAGTCAATTTTAAATTATTACAAAAAGGAAAACAAATGA
- the hemC gene encoding hydroxymethylbilane synthase: MKIKIGTRGSKLSLWQANFVKNKLEKLNNLKAEIIPIKTKGDKILDTPLSKINDKGIFTKEIENALIERKIDLAVHSMKDLPTDLPEELIIAAVPEREIPNDVLISKYKLNELPYGAKIGTSSLRRISQILYFRNDIRIETIRGNIDTRIKKLESLGLDGIIVSYAGIKRLNLESFISEIIPFDTMLPAPGQGAIAIEIRKDDEEIYKIVRNLNDYKAFQSIKAERSFLRRISWTHQKSIVFQHDNKKYLRDKIPGGGCQIPVGAVALIEDNKIKLTGMISNLEGTKIIRGKIDGYPEESEEIGENLANTLIEKGGKEILLSIKENKGDFFEQ; the protein is encoded by the coding sequence ATGAAAATTAAAATTGGAACAAGAGGAAGTAAGCTATCCCTCTGGCAGGCAAACTTTGTAAAAAATAAATTAGAGAAATTAAATAATTTAAAGGCTGAAATAATTCCGATTAAAACAAAAGGAGATAAAATTCTTGATACTCCCCTTTCAAAAATAAACGATAAAGGAATCTTCACAAAAGAAATTGAAAATGCTCTTATAGAACGAAAAATTGATTTAGCTGTTCACAGCATGAAAGATTTGCCCACGGATTTACCAGAGGAATTGATAATTGCTGCAGTCCCGGAAAGGGAAATCCCAAATGATGTTTTAATCTCCAAATATAAGCTGAACGAACTTCCTTATGGAGCAAAAATCGGAACCAGCAGCTTGAGAAGAATTTCTCAAATTTTATACTTCAGAAATGATATAAGAATAGAAACTATCAGAGGAAACATAGACACGAGAATCAAAAAACTTGAAAGCTTGGGTTTAGATGGAATCATCGTTTCATATGCAGGCATAAAAAGACTCAACCTTGAATCTTTTATATCTGAAATAATTCCTTTTGATACAATGCTTCCAGCTCCGGGTCAGGGAGCCATAGCGATTGAAATAAGAAAAGATGATGAAGAGATTTATAAAATTGTCAGGAATTTAAATGACTATAAGGCTTTTCAATCTATAAAAGCTGAGAGAAGCTTTTTAAGGAGAATATCGTGGACACACCAGAAAAGTATCGTGTTTCAACATGATAACAAAAAATATTTAAGGGATAAGATACCTGGAGGAGGCTGCCAGATTCCAGTTGGAGCAGTAGCACTTATAGAAGATAATAAAATAAAACTCACAGGAATGATATCTAATTTAGAAGGAACAAAAATAATAAGAGGAAAAATTGATGGTTATCCTGAGGAAAGTGAAGAAATTGGAGAAAACCTTGCAAATACTCTGATTGAAAAGGGAGGAAAAGAAATCCTCCTCTCTATAAAAGAAAATAAAGGAGATTTCTTTGAACAGTAA
- the hemA gene encoding glutamyl-tRNA reductase, with protein sequence MDLITIGVNHKTAPLDIREKLVFSSSEIFESLKEIKKEKNLIKESSILSTCNRTELYLVTTSLRAEVIDYIFNFIYLKKGINLLIDEKISYILNLEQSIKHIFEVASGLDSMAVGENQILGQIKQAYSLSCQAGTNGIILNKLFHNSFRVGKRVRSETDIGSGVVSVSSIAVEMAQKIFKDISSHPSLLIGAGETGELTAQLLKEKGIKKLFIANRTFSKAEDLAKKMEAEAIPFDKITEILNKVDIVISSTGSAEPIIILDQMKSIMNFRNHRPIFIIDIAVPRDFEPEINKLYNVFLYSIDDLQTISDKNLARRFAEIPKAEAIIEEEVKKFFSWFRSLKVSPLIQKLKEKVEHIRNAEIQKNKKYFKEENIEMLDIFAKSLVNKILHGPMTKIKEFNEDSEIGLLRLDTIREIFELEKTHEKNEN encoded by the coding sequence ATGGATTTAATAACAATTGGCGTAAATCATAAAACAGCTCCTCTTGATATAAGGGAAAAATTAGTATTCTCTTCATCTGAAATTTTTGAATCTCTTAAAGAAATCAAAAAAGAAAAAAATCTTATAAAAGAATCTTCAATCCTTTCAACCTGCAACAGGACTGAATTATATCTTGTCACCACTTCTTTAAGGGCTGAAGTAATTGATTATATTTTTAATTTTATATACTTAAAAAAAGGAATAAATTTATTGATCGATGAAAAAATTTCATATATCTTAAATTTAGAACAATCGATAAAACATATCTTTGAAGTAGCCTCAGGGCTCGATTCAATGGCTGTTGGAGAAAATCAAATCCTTGGTCAGATTAAGCAGGCTTATTCACTCTCATGTCAGGCCGGGACAAATGGGATAATCCTTAATAAGCTCTTTCATAACTCATTCAGAGTTGGAAAAAGAGTTAGATCCGAAACAGATATAGGATCTGGAGTAGTTTCAGTAAGCAGTATTGCAGTGGAAATGGCTCAAAAAATATTTAAGGACATCTCATCCCATCCAAGCCTTTTAATAGGAGCAGGCGAAACAGGAGAGCTAACAGCACAACTTTTAAAAGAGAAGGGTATTAAAAAACTATTCATTGCTAACAGAACTTTTTCTAAGGCAGAAGATTTAGCTAAAAAAATGGAAGCTGAAGCAATTCCGTTCGATAAAATTACTGAGATCCTTAATAAAGTAGACATTGTAATAAGTTCAACAGGCTCAGCTGAACCGATTATAATACTTGATCAAATGAAATCAATAATGAATTTTAGAAATCATAGACCTATCTTTATAATAGACATTGCTGTTCCAAGAGATTTTGAACCAGAGATAAACAAACTATACAATGTGTTTCTCTATTCAATCGATGACCTTCAGACTATTTCTGATAAGAATTTAGCCAGAAGATTTGCTGAAATTCCAAAAGCTGAAGCAATTATAGAAGAGGAAGTAAAAAAATTTTTTTCCTGGTTCAGATCCTTAAAAGTTTCACCACTAATCCAGAAGTTAAAGGAAAAAGTTGAACATATAAGGAACGCTGAGATTCAAAAAAACAAGAAATATTTCAAAGAAGAAAACATAGAAATGCTCGATATTTTTGCAAAAAGCCTTGTTAATAAGATCCTGCATGGGCCGATGACTAAAATAAAAGAATTCAATGAAGATTCTGAAATAGGTCTTCTTCGACTTGATACTATAAGAGAAATTTTTGAGCTTGAAAAAACACATGAAAAGAATGAAAATTAA